A region of Eschrichtius robustus isolate mEscRob2 chromosome 19, mEscRob2.pri, whole genome shotgun sequence DNA encodes the following proteins:
- the IRX3 gene encoding iroquois-class homeodomain protein IRX-3 encodes MSFPQLGYQYIRPLYPPERPGAAAGGGSAGARGGPGVGASELAASGSLSNVLSSVYGAPYAAAAAAAAAAQGYGAFLPYAAELPIFPQLGTQYELKDSPGVQHPAAATAFPHPHPAFYPYGQYQFGDPSRPKNATRESTSTLKAWLNEHRKNPYPTKGEKIMLAIITKMTLTQVSTWFANARRRLKKENKMTWAPRSRTDEEGNAYGSEREEEDEEEDEEDSKRELELEEEELGGEEEDTGGEGLADDDEDEEIDLENLDGAAAGPELALTGAAHRDGDLGLEPISDSKNSDSDDSSEGLEERPLPVLSLAPVPPPMAATPPSPPSPSAGLDPCAPAPAPASALQKPKIWSLAETATSPDNPRRSPPGAGGSPPGAAVAPPALQLSPAAAAAAQRLVSAPLGKFSAWTNRPFPGPPPGPRPHPHPLSLLGSAPPHLLGLPGAAGHPAAAAAAAAAAAFARPAEPEGGTDRCSALEVEKKLLKTAFQPVPRRPQNHLDAALVLSALSSS; translated from the exons ATGTCCTTCCCCCAGCTCGGATATCAGTACATCCGCCCGCTCTACCCACCCGAGCGCCCGGGGGCCGCCGCCGGCGGTGGCAGCGCTGGGGCCCGGGGCGGCCCGGGAGTCGGAGCCTCAGAGCTGGCTGCCTCGGGGTCCCTGTCCAACGTACTCTCGTCCGTGTACGGGGCGCCCTATGCCGCGGCGGCAGCGGCAGCCGCAGCCGCCCAAGGCTACGGCGCCTTCCTGCCCTACGCGGCCGAGCTGCCCATCTTCCCGCAGCTG GGCACGCAGTATGAGCTGAAGGACAGCCCGGGGGTGCAGCATCCGGCCGCGGCCACCGCGTTTCCTCACCCGCACCCCGCCTTCTACCCGTACGGCCAGTACCAGTTCGGGGACCCGTCCCGTCCCAAGAACGCCACCCGGGAGAGCACGAGCACGCTCAAGGCCTGGCTCAACGAGCACCGCAAGAACCCCTACCCCACCAAGGGCGAGAAGATCATGCTGGCCATCATCACCAAGATGACTCTCACTCAGGTGTCCACCTGGTTCGCCAACGCGCGCCGGCGCCTCAAGAAAGAGAACAAGATGACTTGGGCGCCCCGCAGCCGCACGGACGAGGAGGGCAACGCTTACGGGAGCGAGCGAGAGGAGGAAGACGAGGAAGAGGATGAAGAAGACAGCAAACGCGaactggagctggaggaggaggagctcgggggggaggaggaggacaccGGGGGCGAGGGCCTGGCTGACGACGATGAGGACGAGGAGATCGATTTGGAGAACTTAGACGGCGCGGCCGCGGGGCCCGAGCTGGCCCTGACTGGCGCGGCGCACAGGGACGGCGACCTCGGCCTGGAACCCATCTCAGACTCCAAGAATAGCGACTCCGACGACAGTTCCGAGGGCTTGGAGGAGCGTCCACTGCCTGTCCTGAGTCTGGCCCCAGTGCCACCGCCAATGGCCGCGACTCCGCCATCCCCGCCCTCGCCCTCAGCGGGCCTGGACCCCTGCGCTCCCGCACCAGCGCCCGCCTCGGCCCTGCAAAAACCCAAGATCTGGTCCCTGGCCGAGACGGCCACAAGCCCGGACAACCCGCGCCGCTCGCCTCCGGGCGCGGGGGGTTCTCCCCCCGGGGCAGCCGTCGCGCCCCCAGCCCTGCAGCTCTctccggccgccgccgccgcggctcAGAGACTCGTCTCGGCGCCGCTGGGCAAGTTCTCCGCTTGGACCAACCGGCCGTTCCCAGGCCCGCCGCCCGGCCCACGCCCGCACCCGCACCCGCTCTCCCTGCTGGGCTCGGCCCCTCCACACCTGCTGGGACTTCCCGGAGCCGCGGGCcacccggccgccgccgccgccgccgccgccgccgccgccttcgCTCGGCCGGCGGAGCCCGAGGGCGGAACAG ATCGTTGTAGTGCCTTGGAAGTGGAGAAAAAGTTACTCAAGACAGCTTTCCAGCCCGTGCCCAGGCG GCCCCAGAACCACCTGGACGCCGCTCTGGTTTTATCGGCTCTCTCCTCATcctag